In the genome of Deinococcus deserti VCD115, one region contains:
- a CDS encoding glycoside hydrolase family 2 protein, with amino-acid sequence MVKYSTHPEPMLEREDWRDLNGTWRFCFDDDARWKHPSEVTFDGEIEVPYPPESRLSGIHDESFHSVVWYGRTITLSEKERKGRLLLHFGAVDYVATVWANGRIVAHHEGGHTPFTADITQQAQAGETVEIVVRAHDNPYDLAKPRGKQDWQREPHSIWYPRTTGIWQTVWLEAVPMTYIRRLTWTSNMEQWEIGMTAEIEGPLPEGLTLRVRLYRDEELLVEDRYGMRHEEIARQISLSDPGIDDFRNELLWSPRHPQLITAQVELMVGEEVIDRVYSYTALRSVTVSGNRFLLNGRPYYLKMVLDQGYWPDSLMTATDEELRRDVELIRQLGFNGARKHQKIESPRWLYWCDVLGVLVWEEMPSPYRFSKRAVERLTQEWTEVIARDISHPCIVAWVPLNESWGVPDLPTNPAHRDYVRALYYLTKTLDPTRPVIGNDGWEHIATDILTIHDYEDDPEVLRQRYASLDITRQTLKMQQPADRVLTLTGFEEAGHPVVLSEFGGIAYIPDHTSGWGYSESQSEADFLKDYEALMAAIYEAHGLSGFCYTQLTDTFQEKNGLLYEDRSPKANLLALARSTQGNRTAREMTIDPVMNPYGHAARWLGRYDGMQGPGQAPKPSQSVETDGE; translated from the coding sequence ATGGTGAAGTACTCGACCCACCCAGAACCCATGCTGGAACGCGAAGACTGGCGCGACCTAAATGGAACGTGGCGGTTTTGTTTTGACGATGATGCCCGCTGGAAACACCCCAGCGAGGTCACATTTGACGGTGAAATCGAGGTTCCTTATCCTCCAGAAAGCCGTTTAAGTGGGATCCACGACGAAAGTTTTCACTCGGTGGTGTGGTACGGCCGCACTATCACCCTGAGCGAAAAAGAACGGAAGGGGCGACTGCTGCTGCACTTTGGAGCGGTGGACTACGTCGCAACTGTGTGGGCCAACGGCCGCATCGTCGCCCACCACGAAGGCGGACATACGCCGTTTACTGCGGACATCACGCAGCAGGCCCAGGCAGGCGAGACAGTCGAGATCGTAGTTCGGGCTCACGATAACCCCTACGACCTGGCCAAGCCCCGGGGCAAGCAGGACTGGCAGCGTGAGCCGCATTCCATCTGGTACCCCCGCACCACCGGTATCTGGCAGACCGTCTGGCTCGAGGCGGTCCCCATGACCTACATCAGGCGCCTGACCTGGACCAGCAATATGGAGCAGTGGGAAATCGGAATGACGGCCGAGATCGAGGGCCCGCTGCCCGAGGGTCTGACCCTGCGGGTCCGGCTTTACCGCGATGAAGAATTGCTGGTGGAAGACCGGTACGGGATGCGGCATGAAGAAATCGCCCGCCAGATCTCTCTCTCCGACCCAGGAATCGATGATTTCCGCAACGAACTGTTGTGGAGTCCACGGCATCCACAGCTGATCACGGCCCAGGTCGAGTTGATGGTCGGTGAGGAAGTTATTGACCGGGTGTACAGCTACACCGCCCTGCGCTCGGTCACCGTGTCTGGAAACCGCTTCCTGCTCAACGGCCGGCCGTATTACCTGAAAATGGTGCTGGACCAGGGATACTGGCCCGACAGCCTGATGACGGCTACGGATGAGGAACTGCGGCGCGATGTGGAACTGATCCGCCAGCTCGGGTTCAACGGCGCACGCAAGCACCAGAAGATCGAGAGTCCGCGCTGGCTGTACTGGTGCGATGTCCTGGGCGTGCTGGTCTGGGAGGAAATGCCGAGCCCTTACCGCTTCTCCAAGCGTGCGGTAGAGCGCCTGACCCAGGAGTGGACAGAGGTGATCGCGCGTGACATCTCACACCCCTGCATCGTGGCATGGGTGCCCCTCAATGAATCCTGGGGCGTGCCGGACCTGCCAACGAACCCGGCTCACCGGGACTACGTGAGGGCGCTGTATTACCTGACCAAGACGCTCGATCCGACCCGGCCGGTCATCGGGAATGACGGCTGGGAACACATCGCCACCGATATTCTGACCATCCACGATTATGAAGACGATCCAGAAGTGCTGCGCCAGCGCTACGCCAGCCTGGACATCACGCGCCAGACGCTGAAAATGCAGCAGCCAGCCGACCGTGTCCTGACGCTGACAGGGTTCGAGGAAGCGGGGCATCCGGTGGTCCTGTCCGAATTTGGCGGAATCGCCTATATCCCGGACCACACCAGCGGGTGGGGGTACAGCGAGTCGCAGAGCGAAGCCGACTTCCTCAAGGACTACGAAGCGCTGATGGCCGCCATCTACGAGGCTCACGGGCTGTCGGGCTTCTGCTATACCCAGCTTACCGACACCTTCCAGGAGAAAAACGGGCTGCTGTACGAGGACCGATCGCCCAAAGCCAACCTTCTGGCCCTGGCGCGCAGCACCCAGGGAAACCGCACGGCACGCGAGATGACCATTGATCCGGTGATGAATCCCTACGGTCACGCTGCACGCTGGCTGGGCCGCTATGACGGAATGCAGGGTCCTGGACAGGCACCTAAACCCAGCCAATCGGTGGAAACTGACGGCGAATAG
- a CDS encoding DUF11 domain-containing protein, producing the protein MHKNMKIGIVALTSVLLLASCGGGTTTPAPVTTTVGSVGIQNPNGYTVVVKDANGNVVPSSSYNSLAPGTYSVTYSKEGFVSQTVPFTVSAGQSVSLVAPTLQAVPANNGAFYLDADGKVVPITREDLNNAGTRFVFYAWMENEAGGINPANLGAVTDPGAPTPGEMNEVAPLNTQNVAAGYVGYKTADGRVFPIVGANVRWDILEQTGSVRFAAADDGGQPSGAPVTSQDINDNALSANTYTNNSLGNNTRFPSSTEFPLYNVTGVNTPDVNGFTWTALNHDPNVTTRATARVRAVAYVNGTEITKRFLDKTFAPSARLTITKTPEAQQAGLNQARNFTITVANTGAGPATGIRLNDVLRTGDGNAYSITAPTGGTANANDGFDATFDLAPGATRSFTFPAQANAVGVYCDVASIVSYNNGEFGLVTPNGLQDEACLTVTAPNLNITKSLVDANGTPIADGITVAPNTPVFARITVTNNGNAPATNVVVTDALANNTNAANYAIQGQVTAAPQAVATTMAGNDGFSTAPFSLAAGATQTFTFAAAGTADGTYCDQGTMTATSNNGAAIGPVASQIPCFKVASPRLAITKTNTQVAGQPPINALTPGSSYASTITVTNNGSATATAVAVRDLLGNLNGTFMNFGSGNYTVSGTAQTGSVSFDSASRTVSTVPATINLAPGQTLTLNITSTVAPGTPRGEYCDTGSFASTNGGTGEARACVTVTSFIAEQTQLVDTVDPIRPGDASGTIVSSIATVEPASNEGATNNVLIYNYGALDPVQTTPGIFNYSNTQVYYDPTPVRDAQTGAITSTHTNPSATLVTNYTANAASGTGQQTLTFAPTFRVAPGGAIFVRTQVSAPAGTAPRQYQQTFRWNNTAESSGQAQTNYKAESTTVVP; encoded by the coding sequence ATGCATAAGAACATGAAGATCGGGATCGTTGCTTTAACCAGTGTTCTTCTTCTCGCCTCTTGCGGTGGTGGCACCACTACACCAGCTCCTGTCACTACTACGGTTGGCAGCGTTGGTATTCAGAATCCGAACGGTTATACCGTAGTCGTCAAGGACGCCAATGGGAATGTAGTTCCTTCCAGCAGTTACAACAGTCTGGCTCCTGGCACCTATTCGGTGACCTACAGCAAAGAAGGCTTTGTCAGCCAAACAGTCCCATTCACAGTTTCGGCCGGTCAGAGCGTATCCCTGGTAGCCCCCACACTGCAGGCTGTTCCCGCCAACAATGGTGCTTTCTATCTAGATGCCGACGGCAAGGTTGTGCCGATCACACGAGAAGACCTGAACAATGCCGGAACGCGCTTCGTGTTTTACGCATGGATGGAAAATGAGGCCGGAGGCATCAATCCAGCCAACCTTGGAGCCGTCACGGATCCAGGAGCGCCAACCCCCGGAGAAATGAATGAAGTGGCGCCTCTCAATACTCAGAACGTGGCGGCAGGCTACGTGGGCTATAAGACAGCGGACGGCCGTGTCTTCCCGATTGTGGGAGCAAACGTACGCTGGGACATTCTGGAGCAGACGGGCAGCGTCCGCTTTGCTGCAGCGGATGACGGCGGCCAGCCTTCCGGCGCGCCTGTGACCTCCCAGGACATCAACGACAATGCGTTGAGCGCCAACACCTACACGAACAATTCCCTTGGCAACAATACGCGTTTCCCCAGTAGCACTGAGTTCCCGCTGTACAACGTGACCGGAGTCAATACCCCGGACGTTAACGGATTTACGTGGACCGCTCTGAACCACGATCCTAATGTCACCACGCGCGCCACCGCCCGTGTCCGCGCTGTGGCTTACGTCAACGGCACCGAAATTACCAAGCGCTTCCTGGACAAGACGTTCGCCCCAAGCGCCCGCCTGACCATTACCAAGACGCCCGAAGCCCAGCAGGCAGGGTTGAACCAGGCGCGCAACTTCACCATCACTGTAGCCAACACTGGCGCCGGCCCAGCCACAGGTATCAGGCTCAATGATGTGCTGCGCACTGGCGACGGCAACGCCTACAGCATTACAGCGCCCACTGGCGGCACCGCCAACGCCAACGATGGCTTCGACGCTACGTTCGACCTCGCCCCGGGTGCCACGCGTAGCTTTACCTTCCCTGCCCAGGCAAATGCGGTTGGTGTGTACTGTGATGTCGCCTCCATCGTCAGCTACAACAACGGTGAATTTGGTCTGGTGACCCCCAACGGACTGCAGGACGAAGCCTGCCTGACCGTCACTGCTCCGAACCTGAACATCACCAAGAGCCTGGTGGACGCCAACGGCACGCCTATCGCCGACGGCATTACGGTTGCGCCAAACACCCCTGTGTTTGCCCGTATCACCGTGACCAACAATGGCAACGCGCCTGCCACGAACGTGGTCGTCACGGACGCCCTGGCCAACAATACGAACGCCGCCAACTACGCCATTCAGGGTCAGGTAACCGCCGCGCCGCAGGCAGTGGCCACCACCATGGCCGGCAATGACGGCTTCAGCACCGCTCCCTTCTCGCTGGCCGCCGGTGCGACACAGACCTTCACCTTCGCTGCTGCCGGTACGGCCGACGGCACCTACTGTGACCAGGGAACCATGACGGCCACCAGCAACAACGGCGCGGCTATTGGCCCGGTTGCTTCGCAGATTCCCTGCTTCAAGGTTGCTTCGCCTCGCCTGGCGATCACCAAGACCAACACCCAGGTCGCCGGTCAGCCACCCATCAATGCGTTGACCCCAGGAAGCAGCTACGCCAGCACCATCACCGTGACCAACAACGGCTCTGCTACAGCGACCGCTGTGGCTGTGCGTGACCTGCTCGGAAACCTCAACGGCACCTTTATGAACTTCGGGTCCGGTAACTACACCGTCAGCGGCACTGCCCAGACCGGCAGCGTGAGCTTTGACTCTGCCAGCCGCACGGTGAGCACGGTCCCTGCGACCATCAACCTGGCACCTGGCCAGACGCTGACTCTGAACATCACCAGCACCGTTGCACCCGGCACGCCTCGCGGCGAGTACTGCGACACGGGCTCGTTCGCAAGCACCAACGGCGGCACCGGGGAAGCCCGCGCCTGCGTGACGGTCACCTCCTTTATCGCTGAGCAGACCCAGCTGGTTGATACGGTCGACCCGATCCGTCCTGGTGACGCCAGCGGCACGATCGTGTCTAGCATCGCCACTGTTGAGCCGGCCAGCAACGAAGGTGCCACCAACAATGTGCTGATCTACAACTACGGTGCTCTTGATCCGGTTCAGACGACACCCGGCATCTTCAACTACAGCAATACTCAGGTCTATTACGATCCGACCCCTGTGCGTGATGCCCAGACCGGCGCCATTACCAGCACCCATACCAACCCAAGCGCCACGCTGGTTACCAACTACACGGCAAACGCAGCCTCAGGTACCGGCCAGCAGACTCTGACCTTTGCCCCAACCTTCCGTGTTGCACCCGGTGGAGCTATCTTCGTGCGCACTCAGGTGAGTGCCCCGGCTGGCACCGCCCCACGCCAGTACCAGCAGACTTTCCGCTGGAACAACACTGCCGAGAGCAGTGGTCAGGCTCAGACCAACTACAAGGCGGAATCCACCACCGTCGTTCCCTGA